In Pyrus communis chromosome 8, drPyrComm1.1, whole genome shotgun sequence, one genomic interval encodes:
- the LOC137742434 gene encoding uncharacterized protein translates to MKIVRFALRSFNDGVSRRFHQPHVRTLSTNMTSGGGMDDKKNSNSFESSDDFERRIFSDTSGGNFFSKLDRLGKAHDGHVSDLGGGFGIGSGSGSHVLDGLDESFNTLSDGMDGKLEKAATYFEYDEEEVDKDDYSFRPDMTFKPGMTYEKKDLDLTKPGISKLPRRYEFEVTTKDVLRKADFRNVRFLANFLTEAGILIKRSKTGISAKAQRKVAREIKTARAFGLMPFTTMGTKSFVFGKTMENLDEDYEYESYDNHMGDADEGDPLAP, encoded by the exons ATGAAAATTGTTCGGTTTGCTTTGCGATCCTTCAATGACGGTGTATCACGCCGATTTCATCAGCCACATGTGAGAACTCTGTCTACAAACATGACATCAG gtggaggaatggatgataagaaaaATTCTAATTCCTTTGAATCTTCTGATGATTTCGAGCGGCGGATCTTCAGTGATACTTCTGGGGGTAATTTTTTCTCAAAGCTAGATAGGCTCGGGAAGGCTCATGATGGACATGTTTCAGATCTTGGTGGAGGATTTGGAATTGGAAGTGGAAGTGGTTCCCATGTACTTGATGGCTTAGATGAGAGTTTTAACACATTAtctgatggaatggatggaaaatTAGAGAAAGCAGCCACCTACTTTGAGTATGATGAGGAAGAAGTAGACAAAGATGATTATTCTTTCAGACCAGATATGACTTTTAAGCCAGGAATGACTTATGAGAAAAAA GATCTGGATCTTACTAAGCCAGGAATAAGTAAACTTCCCCGTAGGTATGAGTTTGAAGTAACTACAAAGGACGTTCTTAGAAAAGCTGATTTCAGG AATGTGAGATTCCTTGCGAATTTCTTAACAGAGGCTGGAATTCTTATCAAAAGAAGCAAG ACTGGAATTAGCGCCAAAGCTCAGAGGAAGGTCGCCAGGGAAATCAAAACAGCTCGAGCTTTTGGTTTAATGCCTTTCACGACAATGGGGACAAAATCATTCGTTTTTGGGAAAACTATGGAGAATCTGGATGAAGATTATGAGTACGAAAGTTATGATAACCATATGGGTGATGCCGATGAAGGAGACCCTCTGGCGCCTTAA